The proteins below are encoded in one region of Candidatus Margulisiibacteriota bacterium:
- the rpsG gene encoding 30S ribosomal protein S7 has translation MSRRRQSIERKIGLDVKYNSVLVSQFIGKLMMDGKKSTAETIFYSALDKIAEMKKGEDPFKVFSDALKNASPVMEVKGRRVGGATYQVPVEVRKKRSTSLGMRWLVQYSRARAGKSMIEKLARELIEASENTGSSIKKKDEMHKMAEANKAFAHFRW, from the coding sequence ATGTCACGACGCAGACAAAGTATTGAAAGAAAAATCGGATTAGACGTTAAGTATAACAGTGTGCTTGTAAGTCAATTTATCGGTAAATTAATGATGGACGGGAAAAAGTCTACAGCTGAAACTATTTTTTATAGCGCTCTGGATAAAATCGCTGAAATGAAAAAGGGTGAGGATCCTTTTAAGGTATTTAGCGATGCTTTAAAAAACGCCAGCCCTGTTATGGAAGTTAAAGGCCGCAGGGTCGGTGGAGCTACTTATCAGGTGCCGGTTGAAGTTCGCAAGAAAAGAAGTACCTCTCTGGGCATGCGCTGGCTGGTTCAGTATTCCAGGGCCAGAGCCGGTAAATCTATGATAGAAAAACTTGCCAGAGAATTGATAGAAGCTTCAGAAAATACAGGTTCATCAATAAAGAAAAAAGACGAAATGCACAAGATGGCAGAAGCAAACAAAGCATTCGCACATTTTAGATGGTAG
- the rpsL gene encoding 30S ribosomal protein S12: protein MPTINQLVRKGRKNKKTKNNVPALNNCPQRRGVCVRVYTTTPKKPNSALRKVARVRLTNGFEVTAYIPGEGHNLQEHSVVLVRGGRVKDLPGVRYHIVRGSLDTTGVGNRKQSRSKYGAKQEKK from the coding sequence ATGCCAACTATTAATCAATTAGTACGAAAAGGTAGAAAAAACAAGAAGACAAAAAACAATGTTCCGGCTCTTAATAATTGTCCTCAAAGACGAGGAGTTTGTGTTCGAGTTTATACAACTACGCCGAAAAAACCGAATTCGGCTTTAAGAAAGGTTGCGAGAGTCCGCTTAACAAACGGGTTTGAGGTAACAGCATATATTCCAGGAGAAGGCCACAATCTTCAGGAACACTCGGTAGTTTTAGTTAGAGGTGGCAGAGTAAAAGATTTACCCGGCGTTCGTTACCATATTGTCCGCGGTTCACTGGATACTACCGGTGTAGGTAATAGAAAACAGAGCCGTTCGAAATATGGCGCCAAACAAGAAAAAAAGTGA